One genomic region from Phragmites australis chromosome 1, lpPhrAust1.1, whole genome shotgun sequence encodes:
- the LOC133888657 gene encoding uncharacterized protein LOC133888657: MAAGRVTVTAAVAAAAALALLAGGADADCFEYCFKNCVANDKSMADYCNYACDKTCAPDALQRPLATVGGLPIHCQLACVRKSCHRLPTDGEGMLACYSRCYAGCKTKSLPRSLRTGAHLTSERDNPFHKNQDAILPASVPDHPFHKNQDVILPASAPDHPFPKNQDAVLPASVPDHPFHETASEPDHPFHKKQDAVRPASVPDHPFQKKVDAVWSASVPDHPFHKKQDAALQISETDKEKQDSVRPASKPDRDDAVQPASEPDPDKDDAVLP; encoded by the exons ATGGCTGCCGGACGAGTGACTGTTACtgccgcggtggcggcggccgcggcgctcGCGCTGCTCGCGGGCGGCGCGGACGCGGACTGCTTCGAGTACTGCTTCAAGAACTGCGTCGCCAATGACAAGTCTATGGCCGACTACTGCAATTACGCCTGCGACAAGACGTGCGCTCCCGACGCGCTCCAGCGTCCCCTGGCCACCGTCGGCGGCCTCCCCATACATTGCCAGCTCGCCTGCGTTAGGAAGTCCTGCCACCGTCTCCCTACAG ATGGCGAGGGCATGTTGGCCTGTTACTCGCGGTGCTACGCCGGCTGCAAGACCAAATCCCTTCCGAGGTCTCTCCGCACCGGCGCCCATCTGACATCGGAACGGGACAATCCGTTCCACAAGAATCAGGACGCCATCCTGCCGGCGTCGGTGCCTGACCACCCTTTCCACAAGAATCAGGACGTCATCCTGCCAGCGTCGGCGCCAGACCACCCTTTCCCCAAGAATCAGGACGCCGTCCTGCCGGCATCGGTGCCAGACCACCCATTCCACGAGACGGCGTCAGAGCCCGATCACCCCTTCCACAAAAAGCAGGATGCTGTCCGGCCGGCGTCAGTGCCTGACCACCCCTTCCAGAAGAAGGTGGACGCCGTATGGTCGGCGTCGGTGCCCGACCACCCCTTCCACAAGAAGCAGGATGCCGCCCTGCAGATATCTGAGACGGACAAGGAGAAGCAGGACTCCGTCCGGCCGGCATCGAAGCCAGACAGAGACGACGCCGTGCAGCCGGCGTCGGAGCCGGACCCTGACAAAGACGACGCCGTCCTCCCCTGA